In the genome of Phaeodactylum tricornutum CCAP 1055/1 chromosome 20, whole genome shotgun sequence, one region contains:
- a CDS encoding predicted protein — MMRILLFAMILLDAASLAQPNDEAQIHKSVFEKRELMNNYIELSMSMPVIGKGKGKGKGKGIDYSLSSKSSKASWSKSSKSKGKGSSKKSDKSGKGGGKEISLVPTVPTPTTAPIVAPPTITTTSPFGSTMSESPNSTPAPTLTPVSISPFTILYTIEQFRLPLASEYVSVANLTANYLNEYFRANFQETSLVDFVIADTMMTDNNFQFGQPVEIDYRTQLTFASASFIPSTEEFDELLASAFRDDNLAIYISLLNSLPISNIFQTTSLVTFEGSTSATVPATSADSAARAAGIAVAAGAGALIFIIAGVVMYRRKEREEVGKRLDEDGQMTVAGDTCGGSSMDSQSVVNQTHAMNDADGSSVSELGDFQVAPSNHPILEEGAEEETDDECDFEERGQLSEVQL; from the exons ATGATGCGAATTCTACTTTTTGCTATGATTCTTCTGGATGCAGCCAGCCTTGCTCAGCCTAATGACGAGGCGCAAATCCATAAAAGCGTATTTGAGAAGCGAGAGCTGATGAATAATTACATAGAACTGAGCATGAGTATGCCAGTCATTGGGAAGGGCAAGGGTAAAGGTAAAGGAAAGGGAATCGACTACAGCCTATCATCGAAATCCTCAAAGGCCAGCTggtccaaatcgtccaagTCAAAGGGAAAAGGAAGCAGCAAAAAGAGCGATAAAAGTGGAAAGGGTGGTGGCAAAGAAATTTCGCTCGTTCCCACAGTTCCGACCCCTACTACGGCTCCAATTG TGGCACCTCCTACTATCACTACAACCTCCCCGTTTGGTAGTACAATGAGTGAGTCAC CAAATTCGACGCCTGCGCCCACGTTGACACCAGTATCTATTTCTCCATTCACGATTCTGTATACCATCGAACAATTCCGCCTCCCTCTCGCAAGCGAGTATGTTTCGGTCGCAAATCTCACAGCGAACTATTTGAATGAGTACTTTCGAGCAAATTTCCAAGAGACGAGTCTTGTAGACTTTGTGATTGCCGACACGATGATGACTGACAACAACTTTCAGTTTGGACAGCCTGTCGAGATTGATTACAGAACACAGCTTACGTTTGCGTCGGCTTCCTTTATTCCTTCTACAGAGGAATTCGACGAGTTGTTGGCCAGTGCGTTCCGCGACGACAACTTGGCAATCTACATTTCTCTTTTGAACAGTTTGCCAATCAGCAACATCTTCCAAACAACGTCGCTTGTTACTTTTGAAGGATCTACTTCCGCTACCGTACCCGCGACTAGTGCAGACTCCGCCGCAAGAGCAGCCGGAATCGCGGTAGCAGCCGGTGCTGGAGCCCTTATCTTTATCATCGCTGGTGTAGTTATGTATCGCCGAAAGGAAAGAGAGGAAGTTGGCAAGCGCCTCGATGAAGATGGGCAGATGACAGTTGCTGGTGACACGTGTGGAGGCTCGTCAATGGATTCCCAATCGGTGGTTAATCAAACACATGCAATGAACGACGCAGATGGCTCCTCGGTATCGGAATTGGGCGACTTTCAGGTCGCTCCATCAAATCATCCCATTCTCGAAGAAGGAGCTGAAGAGGAAACGGACGACGAGTGCGACTTTGAAGAAAGAGGCCAACTTTCGGAAGTCCAACTGTAA
- a CDS encoding predicted protein — protein sequence MPLTIFVLPYVRDSRGQSPRPSICRYVGDARGDYYGESAGSFMVKEFDSYDQLQEVVKLAAMPLPERPDGIVCVAKITSAKYEDCRATEAEYERMARKNPSTIFMRCFAEYENADLLISQANINVWPTFDLFYQGNRVARIEGSNHVEVEELLERYQFQNSKLDLFSEVSPEPWGDGKVRDATRTPRTTNRFVPGYDWGSDRGFFDDAADKAQSDFEDTFGNWLPNTDDK from the exons ATGCCTCTCACAATCTTTGTGCTGCCGTATGTTCGTGATAGCCGCGGGCAAAGTCCGCGTCCGTCTATTTGCAGATATGTCGGTGATGCTCGAGGGGATTATTACGGCGAAAGCGCCGGCTCCTTTATGGTCAAGGAGTTCGA CTCGTATGACCAGCTGCAGGAAGTCGTTAAGTTGGCTGCGATGCCGTTGCCAGAACGCCCCGACGGTATTGTTTGTGTGGCAAAAATCACATCGGCGAAGTACGAGGATTGTCGAGCGACCGAGGCAGAATACGAGCGCATGGCTCGAAAGAATCCTTCTACGATATTCATGAGATGTTTTGCCGAGTACGAAAACGCTGATTTATTGATCTCGCAAGCGAATATTAATGTGTGGCCTACCTTTGATCTGTTCTATCAAGGAAATCGTGTGGCGCGTATTGAAGGTAGTAATCACGTAGAAGTGGAAGAACTGTTGGAACGTTACCAGTTTCAGAATTCCAAGTTGGATCTGTTTAGCGAAGTCTCTCCAGAACCTTGGGGCGACGGTAAAGTCCGTGACGCAACCAGAACGCCCCGAACAACCAACAGATTTGTACCCGGGTATGACTGGGGTTCAGATCGAGGATTCTTTGACGATGCGGCCGATAAAGCACAATCAGATTTTGAGGATACCTTCGGCAATTGGCTGCCAAATACCGACGACAAGTAA